The following is a genomic window from Deltaproteobacteria bacterium.
GACGAGCGCCGCGACGATCGCGCCGGGGCGCGGGCCGTGAAGCAGGAGTGCAAGGCCGGTGACGAGAACACCCGGGCGGAATGCCGGCAGATGAAACGCGACGCCAAGCAGCAAGGGCGGAACGACGGGGGCGCGCGCGAGGAGGCCCCCGCGGAGAAGCCGGCGCAGTGATGGCCGGGCGAGGCGGTGTCCGCGTCGGACGTCGCCCCCGCCGCGTTCGCGACCGTCGCACCGCCGATCTCTCGGCGACCGTGACCGCGTGAATCTCGACGACTTCGAGCGGCCCGAGAACGACCGGGCGCCGATGGTCCGCTCGCTCGGTCGCGTGGGGCTCGCCACCGCCGGTGCGATGCTTCCCGTGCTCGCGCTCGCGAGCGAGAGCGGTCCCGGGTTCCGCTCGGACCTCGGGATCGTCGGTGGCACTCTGGATTTCCTCGGCGCGCATCCGTTCGTGCTCTTGTTCGGCACCCTGGCGCTCGGCACCAGACTCGGCCGGCTGAAGCTCGGGTTCTTCACGCTTGGCTCCACCGCGGCGACACTGTTGGTCGGGATCGCGCTCAGCCTGTGGGCGTATCTCGGATACGACATCGTCTACGCTGTTCCCGCGCTACTCACCACGATCTTCCTGAACCTGTTCATGTTCGCGGTCGGGCTGAAGGTCGGGCCGCAATTCTTCGCCGGGTTGCGGCAGGACGGCGCGAAGGGCGTGGCGATCGCGTTGGTCGTCGTCGGGCTCAACTTTGCCATCGCCCTCGGCGGCGCCAAGCTCTGGGGGCTCGCGCCCGGGTTCGCCTCGGGTCTCATTTCGGGAAGCATGACCGACACCGCGGTCATTGGCGTGGCGACGAGCGCGATCGACACCGGCACTTACCGGCCGCCCGACGGCGTGGCCGGGGCGGAGGTCGCCGGCAACATCGCGGCGGCGTACGCCGTCACGTACCTCTTTTCGCTGATCGGGATCATTCTGCTGGTGCGGTATCTGCCGCGCGTCGCGGGTGTGGATGCGAGGGCCGCCGCCCGCGCAGCGGAGGCGGACTACGGCGGCGACGACGGGCACCTACCGATCGCCGGGACGGCGGCCGCCTACGCGCTCGAGCGCGCCACGGTGGACGTGCGGGCCTTCCGGGTCGAGGCGGCCGACGTCGCGGGGCTCTCCGTGCACGAGCTGTCGGTACGCGCCGACGTACCCGTGCTGCAGGTGCTACGCGGGAACGACGTCCTCGACCTGGATTCCAACCCGGTCATCGAGACAGGAGACGTCCTCACGGTGGTGACCGACGTCGCGCGCCTGGTTAGCGGTGCCGAACGCATCGGCCCCGAGGTCGCTGATGCGCGAGCGCGCGGCGTCGATCTCGAGGTCGCGGACCTCGTGGTCACATGCCCGGAACTCGCCGGCCTCACGGTGCAAGAGGCCTCGGATCGGGTCCGTCGGGCGCTTTCGCCGGGGCTGGAACGCGTTGGACGCCTCTTCCATCCGGTGGGACTGATCCGGAGCGGCGAGCCGCTCC
Proteins encoded in this region:
- a CDS encoding transporter, whose protein sequence is MNLDDFERPENDRAPMVRSLGRVGLATAGAMLPVLALASESGPGFRSDLGIVGGTLDFLGAHPFVLLFGTLALGTRLGRLKLGFFTLGSTAATLLVGIALSLWAYLGYDIVYAVPALLTTIFLNLFMFAVGLKVGPQFFAGLRQDGAKGVAIALVVVGLNFAIALGGAKLWGLAPGFASGLISGSMTDTAVIGVATSAIDTGTYRPPDGVAGAEVAGNIAAAYAVTYLFSLIGIILLVRYLPRVAGVDARAAARAAEADYGGDDGHLPIAGTAAAYALERATVDVRAFRVEAADVAGLSVHELSVRADVPVLQVLRGNDVLDLDSNPVIETGDVLTVVTDVARLVSGAERIGPEVADARARGVDLEVADLVVTCPELAGLTVQEASDRVRRALSPGLERVGRLFHPVGLIRSGEPLPLRLGTRIERGDILRVIGRRARTDAVGKLVGATVRFTTESDILTVALGLAVGYVAGTLRVTIGHVPVCLGAPAGVMLAGIVISTLRSRYPLFGGPVSEGARSLLQALGLDVFIAVVAVNTAPNVAGAYTGGYVSVLLAIGVVASLVPPLAAWVVGRTILDLNPAILLGMICGARHSTPALRAAQEECGSAVPAVGYPVAYAVSSLLVLLGGYLALFL